The proteins below come from a single Miscanthus floridulus cultivar M001 chromosome 1, ASM1932011v1, whole genome shotgun sequence genomic window:
- the LOC136550682 gene encoding uncharacterized protein has protein sequence MSIMNICVQLLYGTAGKEIVTRPCAQLGSSHSDSLDVSQEKIVIINRYGEKLVGVLHEAGSKDLVVLCHGFRSSKESRTLLSLADALTSENISIFRFDFSGNGESEGTFEYGNYYKEVDDLRDVILHFKKHKRDTHAIAGHSKGGNVVILYASMHHDISKVINLSGRFNLERGIGDRFGNDYMERINQHGFIDVEDKTGRIIYRVTKESLMDRLKTDMHSASLSIDPNCRVLTVHGANDDVVPSEDALEFDKYISNHELHIIERANHRYASHQLELAAIVLKFIKSR, from the coding sequence ATGTCCATCATGAATATTTGTGTGCAGTTGTTGTATGGAACTGCTGGAAAAGAAATTGTTACAAGGCCTTGTGCACAGTTGGGCTCCTCTCATAGTGATTCTTTAGATGTATCACAAGAGAAAATAGTGATAATAAACAGATACGGAGAGAAACTTGTTGGTGTTTTGCATGAAGCTGGATCTAAGGACCTTGTAGTGTTGTGCCACGGATTTAGGTCATCCAAGGAAAGTAGAACTCTGTTAAGTCTTGCTGATGCATTGACATCAGAAAATATCAGCATATTTCGTTTTGATTTTTCTGGCAATGGAGAAAGTGAAGGTACTTTTGAATATGGCAACTACTATAAAGAAGTGGACGATTTACGTGATGTGATCCTACATTTCAAAAAACACAAGCGTGACACCCATGCTATTGCTGGCCACAGTAAGGGAGGAAATGTGGTTATCCTCTATGCATCCATGCATCACGATATATCTAAAGTTATTAACCTGTCTGGAAGGTTTAATCTGGAACGTGGAATTGGAGATCGTTTTGGAAATGATTACATGGAAAGGATTAATCAGCATGGTTTCATTGATGTGGAAGACAAAACAGGACGTATCATCTACCGCGTGACCAAAGAAAGTCTGATGGATCGTCTTAAGACAGATATGCACTCTGCAAGCTTGTCTATTGACCCAAACTGCAGGGTGTTGACAGTACATGGTGCTAATGATGATGTTGTGCCATCAGAGGATGCTCTAGAGTTTGATAAGTATATAAGCAACCACGAATTGCATATTATTGAAAGAGCTAATCATAGATATGCATCTCATCAGCTTGAATTAGCTGCAATTGTACTGAAATTTATTAAATCTAGATGA